The following proteins come from a genomic window of Paenibacillus spongiae:
- a CDS encoding GyrI-like domain-containing protein, with amino-acid sequence MFGERFDVLLVEASAWAVFTTIEKRANETQDTWARIYSEWFPTSGYEMTDGPEILWYESYDFSK; translated from the coding sequence ATGTTTGGAGAAAGATTTGATGTATTGCTGGTTGAGGCTTCCGCGTGGGCTGTGTTTACAACGATCGAAAAACGAGCAAATGAAACCCAGGATACATGGGCTCGAATTTATTCGGAATGGTTTCCTACATCCGGATATGAAATGACTGACGGGCCGGAAATACTATGGTATGAAAGTTATGATTTTAGCAAGTAA
- a CDS encoding sensor histidine kinase, with product MKPLLIRQWMVIGMLIVLILPRLFYEIPGLFDRYVLENDNYSRQQTAMNDLLREVGGTDVARWSEPAWQAGIEKKIAASRSGIVLLDAQGRDMYRFNPSGSESAAQREIVIMEKGQLRGKALIYAPKQTSELATAFAFITGMIAILFIGFQIGRVVVKPLEAMSAAARRIAGGDLDFQLPKSTVMEVADVRTAFQAMGKGLRESLIRQSVLEEERRFFISSIAHDLRTPLFALRGFLTRLERGGNPEKTARYAAICSKKAEQLEHLVSDLFSYGQMSSLEQLLRPKQLDIGSLFEDIATEYLLQAREKGIELTYDAADESGELLGDAHLLRRAIGNLIDNALRYTPAKGSITIRLHMEKSRACFTVEDSGPGIPEQQLSHVFDAFYRGDDSRNPENGGTGLGLTIARRIIRAHNGDLQVGNRSSQGGAVFTGWIE from the coding sequence ATGAAACCGCTCCTCATACGCCAGTGGATGGTAATCGGCATGCTAATCGTGCTCATTCTTCCTCGTTTGTTTTACGAAATCCCGGGCTTATTCGACCGGTACGTATTGGAGAATGACAACTATTCACGGCAGCAGACGGCTATGAACGACTTGCTGCGCGAAGTCGGCGGTACTGACGTCGCTCGCTGGAGCGAACCGGCTTGGCAGGCAGGGATCGAAAAGAAGATTGCCGCTTCGCGTTCGGGAATCGTCTTGCTCGATGCGCAGGGCCGCGATATGTATCGTTTCAACCCATCGGGATCGGAATCAGCCGCACAACGGGAAATAGTCATCATGGAGAAAGGGCAATTGCGAGGGAAAGCCCTTATCTACGCCCCCAAGCAAACCAGCGAATTGGCGACGGCGTTTGCCTTTATCACGGGAATGATCGCCATCCTATTCATTGGTTTCCAAATAGGCCGCGTCGTCGTGAAGCCATTGGAAGCGATGAGTGCCGCGGCCAGACGAATTGCCGGCGGCGATTTGGATTTTCAACTTCCCAAATCTACGGTAATGGAGGTAGCGGACGTGCGCACCGCTTTTCAAGCGATGGGCAAGGGGCTTCGGGAATCGCTTATCCGCCAATCCGTACTGGAGGAAGAACGACGGTTCTTCATCAGTTCGATTGCTCATGACTTAAGGACGCCCTTATTCGCGCTGCGGGGATTTTTGACGAGGCTGGAACGCGGTGGCAATCCGGAGAAGACCGCGAGATATGCCGCCATTTGCAGCAAAAAGGCCGAGCAATTGGAACATCTCGTATCCGATCTTTTTTCGTACGGCCAGATGTCATCCTTGGAACAATTGCTGCGGCCGAAGCAGCTGGACATCGGCTCTTTGTTCGAGGATATCGCGACGGAGTATTTACTTCAAGCGAGGGAAAAAGGTATCGAACTGACTTACGATGCCGCTGATGAGAGCGGCGAGCTTCTGGGCGACGCCCATCTGCTGCGGCGCGCAATCGGAAATCTGATTGATAACGCCCTTCGTTATACGCCGGCAAAAGGCAGCATCACTATCCGATTGCACATGGAGAAATCTCGAGCCTGCTTTACCGTCGAAGATAGCGGGCCCGGCATTCCAGAGCAACAGCTGTCTCATGTTTTTGATGCATTCTACCGGGGCGACGATTCGAGAAACCCGGAAAACGGCGGCACCGGGCTTGGGCTTACGATCGCGCGCAGAATTATTAGAGCGCATAACGGCGACCTCCAGGTCGGTAATCGCAGCAGCCAAGGGGGTGCCGTCTTTACGGGCTGGATCGAATGA
- a CDS encoding response regulator transcription factor, with the protein MGIKRTVLIVDDDREIVELMRDYLEDEQFEVVETYNAAFAIEALRHNRVDCILMDVMMPGQSGLELCRQIRKTQDTPILFLSARGEDMDKIRGLSLGGDDYIVKSATPEEVVARIKAVLRRYGKQEKEVKLELDFGRLVLDIMAHEARIDGVSVPMTPKEFDILCLFAEYPRQVFTYEQLLQRFWEGIGDKHSVTVLIGRIREKIEEDPRKPTFIANVWGVGYRFEGVRR; encoded by the coding sequence ATGGGTATTAAACGCACCGTATTGATCGTTGACGACGACCGGGAAATCGTAGAGTTAATGAGGGATTATCTCGAAGACGAGCAGTTCGAAGTCGTGGAAACGTATAACGCCGCATTTGCGATTGAAGCATTAAGGCACAATCGGGTCGACTGCATTTTGATGGACGTGATGATGCCCGGTCAGAGTGGACTGGAGCTTTGCAGGCAAATTCGGAAAACGCAGGATACGCCGATCTTGTTCCTTAGCGCGCGCGGCGAAGACATGGACAAGATCAGAGGCCTCAGCTTGGGCGGCGACGATTATATCGTGAAATCCGCGACGCCCGAGGAAGTCGTCGCCCGCATTAAAGCCGTGCTCCGACGCTACGGCAAGCAAGAAAAGGAAGTCAAGCTTGAGCTGGACTTCGGACGTCTCGTTCTGGACATCATGGCGCACGAAGCGAGAATCGACGGCGTTTCGGTGCCGATGACGCCCAAAGAATTCGATATTCTTTGCTTGTTCGCAGAGTACCCTCGCCAAGTGTTTACGTACGAACAATTGCTCCAGCGCTTCTGGGAAGGGATCGGAGACAAGCATTCCGTAACCGTTCTGATCGGGAGAATTCGCGAAAAAATCGAAGAGGACCCGAGAAAGCCGACGTTTATTGCCAACGTCTGGGGCGTCGGTTATCGTTTCGAAGGGGTGCGGCGATGA
- a CDS encoding DUF6220 domain-containing protein, with product MHRSFVKLFALAPLLMFLMTFVNGIKGIKRWVSLGLFALVVFQFLSVQVFSSAGVIAALHPVVAMLLFWGSVITVKNNPKEIQATS from the coding sequence TTGCACAGATCGTTCGTCAAACTATTTGCCCTGGCTCCCTTGCTCATGTTCCTGATGACTTTCGTCAATGGAATCAAAGGGATTAAACGCTGGGTGAGCTTGGGACTGTTCGCGCTCGTCGTGTTCCAATTTTTGTCGGTTCAAGTTTTCTCGTCGGCGGGCGTCATAGCGGCGCTGCATCCGGTTGTGGCCATGCTGTTGTTCTGGGGTTCGGTCATAACGGTTAAAAACAATCCGAAAGAAATTCAAGCAACAAGTTGA
- a CDS encoding SGNH/GDSL hydrolase family protein, translated as METKLNTQLAKLVQLQHPQKVLAFARNMDDKVLAAIYGIDVDTYLLVKSQLTQQAKAAAEQLLQLPDFAARVDRLPFKAGEIVVGLGESTTDDSLSWFEILRHLLELRRPQDAIRLINEGISGHTSTQVLSRINGIAAGQPNWILCMIGGNDTMRVGPDSAKPLVSLEETAKNLHEIRRIAAARSKSNWVWITPSTVDEERAAAFTHFQLGQLSWRNEDILAVGDLIRSMSDPVIDTLAVIGLPAQAAYMGIDGVHPTIEGHKAIVRRVVESLSEGKER; from the coding sequence ATGGAAACGAAGCTCAATACGCAATTGGCTAAACTGGTGCAATTGCAGCATCCACAGAAAGTATTGGCTTTTGCGCGCAATATGGACGACAAGGTGCTGGCGGCGATTTACGGCATAGACGTCGATACGTACCTGCTCGTTAAAAGCCAATTGACGCAACAAGCGAAAGCAGCGGCGGAGCAACTGCTGCAACTCCCCGATTTTGCCGCCCGGGTCGACCGCTTGCCGTTCAAGGCGGGGGAAATCGTTGTCGGCTTGGGTGAAAGTACAACGGACGACTCGCTTTCGTGGTTCGAAATCCTTCGTCATCTGCTTGAACTGCGAAGGCCGCAGGACGCAATTCGCCTGATCAACGAAGGGATATCCGGCCATACGTCGACTCAGGTTCTGAGCCGAATCAATGGAATCGCAGCCGGACAGCCGAATTGGATTTTGTGCATGATCGGAGGTAACGATACGATGCGCGTAGGCCCAGACTCCGCGAAACCGCTTGTGAGTTTGGAGGAAACGGCTAAGAACTTGCACGAGATTCGGCGGATTGCCGCGGCACGGTCCAAATCCAACTGGGTATGGATCACGCCGTCGACCGTCGATGAAGAGCGGGCTGCCGCGTTTACGCATTTCCAGTTGGGGCAACTCAGTTGGAGGAACGAAGATATTCTCGCTGTCGGTGACTTGATCCGCAGCATGTCCGATCCGGTTATCGATACGCTAGCGGTCATCGGTCTGCCGGCGCAGGCGGCATACATGGGCATAGATGGAGTCCACCCTACGATCGAAGGGCACAAGGCGATCGTACGCCGGGTTGTCGAAAGCCTATCTGAAGGTAAAGAGCGATGA